CCCCATACCAAACTTATAGATACTATCTTTATCTAACTCTAGTTTAACCCTTCTAGCTTCATGTGGAATATCTATAGTCTTAACATCTAATCCTCCACTTTCATCTACTCCTATAGTCTTTTTAGTTTTTAAATTAGTAGTTAATTCATCTAAATTATCTCCTGGATAACCTCTAACTACATATATCGCTTCTTGAAAGTCTTGTAAGTTATTAGATAAACTACAAGCCATAAGGTCATAATCATCTATAAGTGCCTTAATAGGTTCTAAGTCCGTCTTTTCATATTTATTATTCTGCAACTTAAAAAATGGTATATAACCAAAACTTCCACCATCATAATAAGCTTTTTCATCTTCAAGAGTTATATGTGGTCTTGGATTTGGTTTTATACCATTGTCTAATTTAAATTCTTTGCTATCTTTATCCTGGATATAATAAGTTACATCCTTATCTGTCCATACCTCCGCTTTAGTAATTATTACTTCCTTGTCCTGGTCTTGTATTTTAGTATCGTAATATCTCACTATAGATTTTAATTTATAATGATCTAGTTCATCATATACAGGAATAACACTTAAGCTATTTGCTACCTGGAAGTTAATTTTATTACTAGAATCTACATAAGCATAAACATATTCAAGTCCTTTATTAGATGCTCCTTCAATAGCATTTTGTAGCACCTCTTGAAAGTCCTCATTGATGTATTCCTTTAATTTCTCTTGTAGCTCCTGGTCTTCTGTTATAACTTCTATAGGGTTAGATAATAAATATTGTACCTTCTGGTCCACAAGTTCAGTGTGAAATAAATGAGGTATTTTTATATTGCTCCTATATTTATCTTCTTTTAAAATACCATTATTATCATAATAAAATAATCTATAATTTAATATCTCATGTTGTCCTTTATAGTATTGTAGTCCTTCTCTAGCCTTTGCTTTACTTTGAGATACTCTATCTCTATCTATTAGTTTTTTAATTTCTGAACCATTCAAGCTTATCACCTCCTACACTAGCCATTTCTTAGCTTTCATTTCATCTTCTAATGAATACCTAATAGAATCTATACTATGGTTATTTTTATCTGGGAACTCTGCTTTAAAGTTTCCTTCTTTATCTTTTTCTAGTTCATAACCTAAGAACTCTCTAGCAGTATTAGGGCATCTTTCTTTATCAATAATTATCTCTTCTAAGTCCTGTAAAAACTTAACACCATGCTCTACACTATCTGGACCCTTCTTTGCTCCAATAATCTTTAATCCTAATTTTTTAAATTCTGCTATTGTTCTAGGTTCAGCACTATCTGCTACAATTCTGTTATTACTTTTATTTTCTTGTTTTATAGTTTCTACTGCTGAACTATTACTCATTCCAGCCTTATGAATTTCATAGAATATATATAATCTTCTTCTAGTTTTATCATAATGATTTACTGTATAGTGTAATGGGTCACTAGCATAACCAAAGTCTAAACCTCTATGTACTCTATCAAAGCTTGCTATTTCTTCATCAGTTATTTTTCGTATAGTTACATTAGTAAATACCTCTCCACCAGTTCCAGTAACTGCTCCTAAATAATCATGTTCATATTTAAGATGATTTACTTTCTTAAGATGTTCAGCTTCTAATATAAACTGTTTCCCTAGCCACTCTCTAGGAACACCTAAATAATTGCTATGATGAACCAACTTATCTTTTCTTGTTTCTAACACCTCCATATTCGCCCAATTTCTTTGACTTTCTGGTGGGTTGAAAGAATAAAATACACAAAACTTTGGGCCACCCCTCATAAGAGATTGATTAATATTTCTTATCTTATCGTAACCTTCAAATTCATCTACTTCTTCATACCAAATATATTTAATATATCCTTTGGCAACTTTAATAGATTTCATTTTAAGAGGATTGTCAGCACCTTTAAATAATATTACAGTTCCTAAAGGTTTATATGTTAACTTTAACGGTGAATAATTAACTTCCCATTCACTCTCACATTTAAGTTTCTCTATTGCCCATAACATCTGTTCAAATACAGACCCTCTTAAAGTATCTTTTACCCTTCTAAAAATTACTGCATTAGTAACTTTGCCTTGCTTTGAATCCTTCATCATATTAAATATAATTTCAATAGAAATAAAAGAGGACTTTGTGCTACCACGACCGCCCTTTAGCCAATGATGAGTATAAAGTCCTTTTTTAATATCTCTATGAACTTGATGAAAACTGGGTGCTATTATTGATTTTAATTTTACTATTTGCTTATTCATCTATATCATCTACTATCTCTATCCCTACATTCCCTTCAACTTCAACTTTTTCTGTAAATAATCTATATCTCTTTCCTAAGAGTTCTGCGGCTTTATTTCTATCTTTTATGTTAGGTCCTATATTAATGACTTTAGTTACAGTTCTATAGCCTTTTTTCTTACCATCTTCTCCTATTACTGGCTCTTGCTCTTGAACTGCTAAAGGTTCATTTTCTTCACCTCTAACAACTCTAGTAAGATATTGAAGCACTTCTTCTGCTTTTGCTATGCGTTTGTCTTCTAATTGCGTCATTCTTTCTTGTATATAGTTTTTAATGTCAACTTTTGTTAAGTTCATACTTCCTATTTGCCTTGCTGTCTTCTTATTATATCCAGCTTTTATTGCTGCTTCTGTGGCATTGCCTAACTGTATATAATAGTCAGCAAATGCCTTCTGTTTTGGTGTTAGCTTCACAATGCCACCTCCATTTAATCATATTTTAAAAATTAGTAATAAATTAAAACTAACCTAGTTTAATTCAGAATATATTAATTTAAATATTTTCCAAAAAATGTTATAATGAAATTGCGTTGGAATTATCTTTGAAAGGAGGTCTTAACGTGTTAGTTTCTTTTATTTTTCATAAATATGCTAATATGTTTAAGAAAGCTAATTCTATGAAAAACACTAAAAAAAGAAGCTACCGTAAAAATAATTATAAAGGCAAAATAATAAGCAAAAAAATTAGGACTAATATAAAAGGGTATATTAATCCTATAGTAACTAGTCTGATAAGTACTTTTATAACTAAGTTAGTGTTTTCAACGGATAGAATTATTAAATCTACCGACGTATATTTTTTAATCTTATCAGCAATGATATTGTTCACTTATTATTATTTGCATAAACACTAGATTAAACTAGGAACTTTTATTCCAACGTAAAGATCCTATATCTCAAAATAAAAGCTTGATGTTTTTCATCAAGCTTTTATTTTTAATATTCTCTATATTATTATATTAAATTCACACAAAAAAGACACCCGTTTCCGAGTGCCTAAGCTAAGATTTACAGTGTCCCTGCTGTGTTATCTTTTTCTATATTAATACTATATCATTTTTAATCTATATATAGGATATATATAAAGTATATATTTTATATACAACAATTATTTAATTAAAAGTGGCATCATGTTTATTATTGCTCTTTCTTCTGCTTTCTGACAGGCTACCATACTAAATCCAAGCTGTTTACTAATTATATACCATGTTCCAACTGGTGCTTTCATGTATCGTAGTTCTATTACACTTCTCTCAAATTCAGATTTCAATGAATTAAAAGCATTTTCTATCTTGTTACAATTAATTTCATACATTTTTTTTAATTTTTTTAATTGTTTAATCTTATCTGCTTTACTAATAATTCTATTTTCTAACTCTCTATTTATTTTAAAAGTTTCACAAGTCCTTTCACTAAAAGTCATAGCTTGTATATCATAATCATTTTCTGTAGCTTCTATTTCAAGTTGTATATTTTCTATATCACCTTTCCACACTAAATAGGAATTAAGCATTTCTCTGGCTTGTAGTCTTCTATAGTCTTTTGCCATAATTTATATCACCTCTTAATTTTGGATAAAAAAATACCGATTATTCTTTTCTGAATAATACGGTATTTAAAATTAATTTTATTCTTTCAAAGTTTTAGGAATGCTTTGTTTTTTAGCTTTATCATAAAGTACAATTTTATAATGTTCTATCTTATCATTATCATTTTTTAAACAACATTTTTTATATTTTTTTTGTGATCCACAAGGACATTTTTCATTTCGTCCCACGTTTTTATATTTAGGATTTAGTTCTTTTAATATTTTCAAGTCCCATTTGTCATAAGGATTATCTAAATAATTTATTAAGTTCTGTAGCATAGAATAATCATATTCTTTGTCTTTTAGAAACAATACTGCAAACTTATCTGCTGGATTTTTAACAATAGCCATGGCTAAAAACTCCATATCAACTACATTTCTAAAACACATTTCTCCATTGTAAATTTCACCGATTTTATGTCCACATGATTTCCGCAAAGATATTTCTTTACCACAAATTGAACATTTTGACTTTTTTATTATTGATTCACGACTCATGAAAAGAACATAAGGAAACAGTTTTTGAAATTTTCTTGAATAACATTCTATAAATTCTAAATTATAAAGATTATTAGAATAGTTAAAATGTCTTCTTAAAAATGTAAATTCAACTTCTACCCTTTCATAATCTTTCCATGCTTCAAAATATTTTTTCTTTTTAAGATTATTGAATGCATTTATATAATGATTTTTAATTTTAATAACTTGCTGTATACACCATATTTCTTTTGCTTTATTTTGATCATTTTGTCTAACATAAATTTGTTTTAACTCTTGTAAATTATTAATAATATCTTTATCTATTAAACCTTTTTTGTTATTTAAATTTAGTATAATATTTTCTAAATTCATGAAACTCACCTTATTTATCAAAAAATTTATTAGAAATTGAGTCTACTGTTCGTTCAAAATCCTCAATGTTTCCTTCAAATTGTATTTTTTTAGATTCACCATCACATTCAACAGTTATTTTTACTGTTCCACGTATTGTATCTTTTGTTTGTTTTAATTTTTCATAAAAATATGAACCAATCATACTTGTAATAATTGACAAAACAGCTTGCTTAACTATAATTTCACACAAATTTATAACACTAGAATGAAGTTCTAATTCTTTGTAATTATTGTCTGATATACATATATCCGGAACTAATTTTGTACCTACTGATTTTTCTTTTATATATTCAAAAAACTCTTGCGTTCCCTCTGGAAATACTGGAGAGTTATAATCCTTAAATTTTTCTATAGGTATCAATAAAACATTTGCCCTTTTTATTTGTGATTCATATTCTATTGGAAAATAATCTTTATTATAAATATCTTTAAAAGTTATTTCATTATCATTAACATCTACCTTTATATTTTTATGATCCTTATATAACATTTTTGCCTCCTTAGTGTACTATATTTTAAATTATTTAACCTTTAATAAATTTAATATATAATCATTAAACTTTTTAAATTTAAATCCTAGTTATATAATTTACTGTGTTATATTTTTCAATTTAAACTAT
This Clostridium novyi NT DNA region includes the following protein-coding sequences:
- a CDS encoding phage portal protein, producing MISLNGSEIKKLIDRDRVSQSKAKAREGLQYYKGQHEILNYRLFYYDNNGILKEDKYRSNIKIPHLFHTELVDQKVQYLLSNPIEVITEDQELQEKLKEYINEDFQEVLQNAIEGASNKGLEYVYAYVDSSNKINFQVANSLSVIPVYDELDHYKLKSIVRYYDTKIQDQDKEVIITKAEVWTDKDVTYYIQDKDSKEFKLDNGIKPNPRPHITLEDEKAYYDGGSFGYIPFFKLQNNKYEKTDLEPIKALIDDYDLMACSLSNNLQDFQEAIYVVRGYPGDNLDELTTNLKTKKTIGVDESGGLDVKTIDIPHEARRVKLELDKDSIYKFGMGFDSSQIGDGNVTNVVIKSRYALLDLKCNKAEIRLRKLIRQLLKVIVENINKRFNKAYNYMDIDINIVRETMVNENDIANNEKIEAEKQGQLINNVLTAATRLDDDTVLKLLCDILELDYEEVKEKIDMQPYAPINLDAITEKEINEDQDNGEA
- a CDS encoding PBSX family phage terminase large subunit; this encodes MNKQIVKLKSIIAPSFHQVHRDIKKGLYTHHWLKGGRGSTKSSFISIEIIFNMMKDSKQGKVTNAVIFRRVKDTLRGSVFEQMLWAIEKLKCESEWEVNYSPLKLTYKPLGTVILFKGADNPLKMKSIKVAKGYIKYIWYEEVDEFEGYDKIRNINQSLMRGGPKFCVFYSFNPPESQRNWANMEVLETRKDKLVHHSNYLGVPREWLGKQFILEAEHLKKVNHLKYEHDYLGAVTGTGGEVFTNVTIRKITDEEIASFDRVHRGLDFGYASDPLHYTVNHYDKTRRRLYIFYEIHKAGMSNSSAVETIKQENKSNNRIVADSAEPRTIAEFKKLGLKIIGAKKGPDSVEHGVKFLQDLEEIIIDKERCPNTAREFLGYELEKDKEGNFKAEFPDKNNHSIDSIRYSLEDEMKAKKWLV
- a CDS encoding terminase small subunit, translated to MKLTPKQKAFADYYIQLGNATEAAIKAGYNKKTARQIGSMNLTKVDIKNYIQERMTQLEDKRIAKAEEVLQYLTRVVRGEENEPLAVQEQEPVIGEDGKKKGYRTVTKVINIGPNIKDRNKAAELLGKRYRLFTEKVEVEGNVGIEIVDDIDE
- a CDS encoding YecA family protein, whose amino-acid sequence is MNLENIILNLNNKKGLIDKDIINNLQELKQIYVRQNDQNKAKEIWCIQQVIKIKNHYINAFNNLKKKKYFEAWKDYERVEVEFTFLRRHFNYSNNLYNLEFIECYSRKFQKLFPYVLFMSRESIIKKSKCSICGKEISLRKSCGHKIGEIYNGEMCFRNVVDMEFLAMAIVKNPADKFAVLFLKDKEYDYSMLQNLINYLDNPYDKWDLKILKELNPKYKNVGRNEKCPCGSQKKYKKCCLKNDNDKIEHYKIVLYDKAKKQSIPKTLKE